One genomic window of Moorella glycerini includes the following:
- a CDS encoding DUF1269 domain-containing protein → MAKTVVAIFSNEQVAREAVEDLRRAGFDREISILARDKGGKAGGREGAGGLNMDVDAGGISDGVTTGGVLGGLAGLAAGAGALVVPGLGPLIAAGPIAGLLSGAATGGVAGGLIDWGIPEAEGREYENEIRQGKMLVSVRCDDQRADQANRILKDHGADRVRIH, encoded by the coding sequence ACAGGTAGCCAGGGAAGCAGTCGAAGACCTGCGCCGGGCCGGTTTCGACAGGGAAATATCCATCCTGGCCCGTGATAAGGGCGGTAAGGCAGGTGGCCGGGAAGGCGCAGGCGGCCTCAACATGGACGTTGACGCCGGCGGCATTAGCGACGGCGTTACCACCGGCGGTGTCCTGGGCGGCCTGGCCGGCCTGGCAGCCGGGGCCGGGGCCCTGGTAGTTCCCGGGCTGGGTCCCCTTATTGCCGCCGGTCCCATTGCCGGCCTGCTTTCAGGAGCGGCCACAGGCGGCGTTGCCGGCGGGCTAATCGACTGGGGTATCCCGGAAGCCGAAGGCCGAGAATATGAAAATGAAATCCGCCAGGGGAAAATGCTGGTTTCCGTCCGTTGTGACGACCAGCGCGCCGACCAGGCCAACCGGATCTTAAAGGATCATGGCGCCGACCGGGTGCGCATCCACTAG